Part of the Candidatus Baltobacteraceae bacterium genome is shown below.
TTTCCGAAGGCGGCGAACCCGGACAGTGCGGCTGGCTCAAAGACCGGTTCGGTGTGAACTGGAACGTCGTTCCCGAACGTTTCGGCGAGATGATGAACGACGAGGATGACGAGAAGACCGGTCGCGTCTTCAAAGCCATGCTCGAAATGAAGAAGCTCGACATCGCCGAGCTCGAGCGCGCCTACGCCGGTAAAACCTAAGCGAACATCGCGTTGATGTCGGCGTACTTCACGGCATCGGCAGCAAATGTAAACGTTCCCGAATCCCGCAACTCGCGCGCGGCGCGCAAGAATGCTCCCAATGCCGCGCGCGACAGGGCACTCCCGACGCTCACGCGCCGCACCCCTAGCCGGGAGAGCTGCTCGAGCGTCAAACTCGCGCCTTGCAACCCCACGATGACGTTGAGCGGCCGATCGATCGACGAAATCACGTCGGCGATGTCGCGTTGGTTCGTGATGCCCGGCGCGAACAGCACGTCGGCGCCGGCTTCCTGAAAGGCCTGGAGCCGTGCGATCGTATCCCGTAAATCCGGCCGTCCCACGATAAAGTTCTCGGCCCGCGCCGTGATGACGATCGGCACCGGGAGCGAACGCGATGCTTCCACCGCCGCGCGCACGCGCTCGGCGGCAAACGCAACGTCGTATGGAGCGCCGCCGCGTCCGGTCGGCACGTCCTCGATCGAACACCCCGCTAACTCCGCTGCCCCCGCCAGTTGGATGGTTTGCGCAATCGCCTC
Proteins encoded:
- a CDS encoding isocitrate lyase/phosphoenolpyruvate mutase family protein — protein: MKSHAEKTAAFRALHLRDRAFIIPNPYDPGTARLLASMGFEALATTSAGYAYTLGKPDATIGRDDMLAHCAAMVQATDLPVSADLENGYGDTPEAIAQTIQLAGAAELAGCSIEDVPTGRGGAPYDVAFAAERVRAAVEASRSLPVPIVITARAENFIVGRPDLRDTIARLQAFQEAGADVLFAPGITNQRDIADVISSIDRPLNVIVGLQGASLTLEQLSRLGVRRVSVGSALSRAALGAFLRAARELRDSGTFTFAADAVKYADINAMFA